In uncultured Desulfuromusa sp., a genomic segment contains:
- a CDS encoding DUF58 domain-containing protein: MTLLLGFGAVNTGNNLLYLMVSALLGFMSVSGLLGHWNLKKLQLELEPANEIYAGLGTLLSVRISNQRRRLPAFLLDISINNNHRQPGHLALLKPHEKQKVGVPVTFSARGDHCSHRLTISSTFPINFFIRHRHIDLHRAITVFPRPLSCHNQGKSNLQHEHGTQDTMQRGYEGDISRIGDYVGGEPLKMIHWKLSARHDNLKIKELAAQQQPPVEIEPLALPGCDLEQKLSCASYLINDLIRRHHPVGLKLGSELISPGFGTNHKIHLLKVLAHYGQD, from the coding sequence ATGACCTTGCTGCTTGGTTTTGGAGCGGTTAATACAGGAAACAACCTGCTCTATTTGATGGTGTCCGCGCTACTTGGATTCATGTCGGTATCAGGTCTTCTGGGGCACTGGAACCTGAAAAAACTGCAGTTGGAGCTGGAACCGGCAAATGAAATTTATGCGGGGCTGGGAACGTTACTCAGTGTCCGTATCAGCAATCAACGTCGCCGCCTGCCTGCGTTTCTTCTCGATATATCCATCAACAATAATCATCGCCAGCCTGGGCATCTTGCGCTATTAAAACCACATGAAAAGCAAAAAGTCGGGGTTCCGGTCACGTTCTCTGCCCGTGGTGATCATTGCAGCCATCGATTGACCATCAGCTCCACTTTTCCCATCAACTTTTTTATCCGTCATCGTCACATTGATCTGCACAGAGCAATCACAGTTTTTCCGCGCCCGTTATCTTGCCACAATCAGGGTAAATCGAACCTGCAACATGAGCATGGAACTCAGGACACTATGCAGCGCGGCTACGAAGGTGATATCAGCCGCATAGGAGACTATGTCGGTGGTGAACCGCTGAAAATGATTCACTGGAAGCTCAGTGCCCGACATGACAATCTGAAGATCAAAGAACTGGCAGCGCAACAACAGCCCCCAGTCGAAATCGAGCCGTTAGCTTTGCCTGGATGCGACCTGGAACAAAAATTATCTTGTGCCTCTTACCTGATCAACGACCTTATCCGTCGTCACCATCCTGTCGGTCTGAAACTGGGATCAGAGCTTATTTCACCTGGGTTTGGGACAAACCACAAAATCCATTTACTCAAAGTACTGGCGCATTATGGTCAAGATTAA
- a CDS encoding MoxR family ATPase has translation MAKKPAKQLEILSVIDTLSGHYLQGKIRALRLAMIALLADGHLLLEDIPGLGKTTLALALSKALGLSFGRIQCTSDLLPSDITGLSIFDRDQSNFRFIKGPIFNHILLVDEINRAMPKTQSALLEAMEERKVTIEGTSYILPQPFIVIATQNPLEQIGTYPLPESQLDRFLITTDIGYPPPKLEKEIISGGGIRNKMSDIQPLLTLDDIEEAKQAVHNIQLDDKLVDYILTISQASRSHEFVAAGISTRGAISMAVAARAAAYLDGRHYVIPEDVKLIAGPVAAHRLILKPEYQSLNNREVLVSILDNVPVPMV, from the coding sequence ATGGCAAAAAAACCGGCAAAACAACTTGAAATCCTCAGCGTCATCGATACGTTGTCCGGACATTATCTGCAAGGCAAAATCAGGGCTTTGCGCCTGGCAATGATTGCACTGCTTGCGGATGGGCATCTGCTGCTGGAGGACATCCCGGGTTTGGGTAAGACAACTCTAGCGCTGGCTTTATCCAAGGCTCTCGGGCTGTCGTTCGGCCGCATTCAATGTACCAGTGACCTGCTCCCCTCCGATATTACCGGATTGTCGATTTTTGACCGCGATCAGAGCAATTTCCGTTTCATTAAAGGACCGATTTTTAATCATATCCTTCTAGTCGATGAAATCAACCGCGCCATGCCGAAAACCCAGAGTGCCTTACTTGAAGCGATGGAAGAACGCAAGGTCACGATTGAAGGAACCAGCTATATCCTGCCGCAGCCGTTTATCGTGATTGCCACCCAGAATCCACTGGAGCAGATTGGTACTTATCCTCTGCCGGAATCACAACTGGATCGCTTTCTCATCACGACCGATATCGGCTATCCACCACCCAAGCTGGAAAAAGAGATAATCAGTGGCGGCGGAATCCGCAACAAAATGTCCGATATCCAACCGTTACTGACATTGGACGATATTGAGGAGGCAAAGCAGGCGGTCCACAATATCCAGCTCGACGACAAGCTGGTTGACTATATCCTGACAATCTCTCAAGCCAGCCGCAGTCATGAGTTTGTTGCGGCAGGGATATCCACCCGTGGCGCCATCAGTATGGCTGTTGCTGCCAGGGCTGCTGCCTACCTTGATGGACGTCACTATGTGATTCCCGAAGATGTCAAATTGATAGCGGGACCAGTCGCGGCTCACCGCCTGATTCTTAAACCTGAATATCAATCCCTCAACAACCGCGAGGTATTAGTATCAATTCTCGACAACGTTCCCGTTCCTATGGTCTGA